The Leptospira sp. WS39.C2 genome contains a region encoding:
- a CDS encoding FAD-dependent oxidoreductase, producing MGIPIFNEKIITPKKHAETIKTHQIRNGKWELTADVVIIGSGAGGAVAARELAQQGWKVVLIEEGSYFTPAHFSSDEFLSQARLYRDAGFIVTEEQTLSILQGKSIGGSTTVNWQTSLYPPDYVTNEWNERFGWQGYSREEMDSYVSEVHERLGVHEVPNNLVNANNNVLRVGGKKLGLTPQILRNNNRGCIGLGRCGLGCPINAKQSTFLTWIPDAIEAGATVVSNMRAVKIRDGKLKTVIAEFTPDAYETAPKEIIETMEIKAPVVIVSAGAIEGPALLQRSGIGNGWVGRNLKVHPTSTIFGKFDSEIKMFEGPPQSIVIKDGHNQDGTGYGYWLEAAPYRPTLASSLIPFYGKQQFDVMKDFTKYNAGIVLVRDGADGEANASVKYSLGRRKVYFELTPTDGLNMLKGLKALAEVTVAAGAKELVFPFTRFTEPYKVKGNDNFDWILKESTKPGDLTVGSAHPHGSIQSANDPEKGAVDLNLEIYGHKNIFVMDASVYPTGLSVNPQITTMSIVLRASRNLASQKEERTKI from the coding sequence ATGGGAATCCCAATATTTAACGAAAAAATCATCACTCCAAAAAAACACGCAGAAACAATCAAAACCCATCAAATTCGAAATGGAAAATGGGAACTGACTGCTGATGTAGTCATTATTGGCTCAGGCGCTGGTGGTGCTGTTGCTGCTAGAGAACTTGCACAACAAGGTTGGAAAGTAGTCCTTATTGAAGAAGGGAGTTATTTCACTCCTGCTCATTTTAGCTCCGATGAATTTTTATCACAAGCTAGACTCTACAGAGATGCTGGTTTTATTGTTACCGAAGAACAAACGTTATCAATACTGCAAGGAAAGTCTATAGGTGGATCTACTACCGTCAACTGGCAAACTTCTCTTTACCCACCTGATTATGTTACCAATGAATGGAATGAACGATTTGGTTGGCAAGGTTATTCTAGAGAAGAAATGGATTCCTATGTTTCAGAAGTTCACGAAAGATTAGGGGTACATGAAGTTCCAAATAACTTAGTAAATGCGAACAATAATGTGTTACGAGTAGGCGGTAAAAAACTCGGATTAACTCCGCAAATTTTACGAAATAACAATAGGGGTTGTATTGGTCTTGGTCGGTGTGGACTTGGTTGTCCCATCAATGCGAAACAATCAACGTTTCTCACTTGGATTCCTGATGCAATTGAAGCCGGTGCAACTGTTGTTTCCAATATGCGAGCGGTTAAAATCCGAGATGGGAAACTCAAAACAGTCATCGCCGAATTTACACCAGATGCTTATGAAACAGCTCCTAAAGAAATCATAGAAACTATGGAAATCAAAGCTCCTGTTGTGATCGTGAGTGCTGGTGCCATTGAGGGTCCCGCTCTTTTACAAAGGAGTGGGATTGGAAATGGTTGGGTAGGAAGGAATTTAAAAGTACATCCAACATCTACAATTTTTGGCAAATTTGATTCAGAAATCAAAATGTTCGAAGGACCACCACAATCAATCGTAATCAAAGATGGTCATAACCAAGATGGAACTGGGTATGGGTATTGGTTGGAAGCGGCTCCATACAGGCCAACCCTTGCTTCTTCTTTGATACCTTTTTACGGCAAACAGCAGTTTGATGTGATGAAAGATTTCACCAAATACAATGCAGGCATTGTTCTTGTCCGTGACGGGGCAGACGGAGAAGCAAATGCAAGTGTTAAGTACAGCCTTGGAAGACGGAAGGTTTATTTTGAGCTTACTCCCACTGACGGTTTGAATATGTTAAAAGGACTAAAGGCTCTAGCGGAAGTGACTGTTGCTGCTGGTGCCAAAGAATTGGTTTTTCCTTTCACTCGTTTTACAGAACCTTACAAAGTAAAAGGAAATGATAACTTTGATTGGATCTTAAAAGAAAGTACAAAACCAGGAGATTTGACTGTTGGTTCTGCACACCCACATGGTTCCATTCAGTCAGCAAATGATCCTGAGAAAGGTGCTGTTGATTTAAATTTGGAAATTTATGGTCATAAAAACATATTTGTCATGGATGCCTCAGTTTACCCTACAGGACTTTCGGTGAACCCACAAATAACGACGATGAGTATCGTTCTCAGAGCATCGCGAAATTTGGCGTCACAAAAAGAAGAAAGAACGAAGATCTAA
- a CDS encoding peptidoglycan recognition family protein, which translates to MSPLCQNLVKISLIFLISVGCSSFFRRTPNFTTIQIPNLIPFSEVEGIKQYQWQKLTKARDQTKVSAIIIHNSGKHKFVDFFRLSVQNQFLFHIYIDSNGTLYGDPKFLTQEWTAAPGIDPESIHIVYEGTQETLYNNQKQKDIIQKTIEYLAEELYIPKNNYDIISKKGIFTHNQAKRRFGGFVDFSPCGSELALNQILKEIGGKYYEEDDWKDRFVTGWVLKKENKDLLKDSFQPTNGRGITKAEKIIFTNLEKTEKGFTPEDFRVKYTFRGKIKPSCVVLHYTAISDYFKSLRTLEARNLTASIMIDANGKAYQLVDVIEDRAAAATGTNDNCIQIEIVAKDTEELLKQPDQIQKVKDLVLELATKYKIPLSNEKLEDLSGIFSHTQAKKKWGGSIFLNAKDFDPGENYMELILNSIGGKYFPESEWKNRNSMDWAILNRNFQP; encoded by the coding sequence TTGAGCCCATTGTGTCAGAATCTTGTAAAAATATCACTCATTTTCCTTATTTCGGTAGGATGTAGTAGTTTTTTTCGAAGGACACCAAACTTCACAACCATCCAAATTCCTAATTTAATCCCTTTTTCCGAAGTGGAAGGTATCAAACAATACCAATGGCAAAAACTTACAAAAGCTAGAGACCAAACGAAGGTTTCCGCAATCATCATTCACAATTCAGGCAAACATAAGTTCGTAGATTTCTTTCGATTGTCTGTACAAAACCAATTTTTATTTCATATCTACATAGATTCAAACGGAACTCTTTATGGTGATCCTAAGTTTTTAACACAAGAATGGACTGCAGCTCCAGGAATTGATCCTGAATCCATTCATATTGTTTATGAAGGGACTCAAGAAACTCTGTATAATAACCAAAAACAAAAAGATATTATACAAAAAACAATCGAATACTTGGCAGAAGAATTGTACATTCCCAAAAACAATTATGACATCATCTCCAAAAAAGGTATTTTCACACATAACCAAGCAAAACGCCGGTTTGGTGGATTTGTTGATTTTTCTCCTTGTGGAAGTGAGTTAGCACTCAATCAAATCCTCAAAGAAATAGGTGGAAAATATTATGAAGAGGATGATTGGAAGGATCGATTTGTCACGGGTTGGGTTTTAAAAAAAGAAAACAAAGACCTCCTCAAAGATTCTTTCCAACCAACAAATGGACGTGGGATCACAAAGGCGGAAAAAATCATTTTTACCAATTTAGAAAAAACTGAGAAGGGTTTCACTCCAGAAGATTTTCGCGTGAAATATACCTTTCGTGGAAAAATCAAACCTAGTTGTGTGGTCCTCCATTACACAGCAATCTCAGATTATTTTAAATCGCTTCGTACTTTAGAAGCACGTAATCTTACTGCTTCGATCATGATTGATGCCAATGGGAAAGCTTACCAATTAGTTGATGTGATCGAAGACCGTGCTGCAGCTGCTACAGGGACCAATGATAATTGTATCCAAATTGAAATTGTTGCTAAAGATACGGAAGAATTACTCAAACAACCTGATCAGATACAAAAAGTCAAAGACCTTGTACTAGAACTTGCAACAAAATACAAAATTCCATTGTCCAATGAAAAGTTAGAAGACCTAAGTGGAATCTTTAGTCATACCCAAGCTAAAAAAAAATGGGGTGGTTCTATCTTTCTCAATGCTAAGGATTTTGATCCTGGTGAAAATTATATGGAACTTATTTTAAATTCAATTGGTGGGAAATACTTTCCCGAATCAGAATGGAAAAATCGAAATTCCATGGATTGGGCAATTTTAAATCGTAATTTTCAACCATAA
- the pepN gene encoding aminopeptidase N, translating into MKHLLSSITFGSLFFLLNCNFTSPKYHLTLQEAEYRYETIENIKYNLDIQLSPKESFTGKVNIQFVGKKIRDLRLDYFQGEIKSIIFNDEPLNDFVYKNGQIQLPSDRLMIGNNTLSITFETPYAKTGNGLHKFVDPDDKETYIYSQFEAFHANKMFPCFDQPDLKANFQLQVTAPKNWKVISTTLPTSVNKNDNPDELTHNFPESKKISTYVFSLHAGPYQVWEDKFESIPLRLFVRKTLAKYVEPKDWFTFTKEGFAFFNSYFGIPYPFEKYDQIIVPEFNFGAMENVAAVTFSERFVSRASMTRSQRENLSDVVLHEMAHMWFGNLVTMKWWNGLWLNESFATYMASLAQAKNSEFQETWISFFEKMKQWAYEEDGFSTNHPVEAKVNDTEEAFTQFDGITYGKGASVLKQLVFFIGEESFQKGVQNYLRKYSYSNSTLHDFLKELEFVSGFSMKKWSKDWLETKGTNQITLTTVCANNHLYGKIVQSAPGPENKLRDHKTILGLYNFDKTNKQLFYEQFSVVYSGRSSEAILEVKSCPDYILFNAEDHDFVIWNWSNVNKENLEYVLEFDSDPMRKLILWTDYFRQVSLANITFDEFKDSAISLYQKESDIKIKRWILSKLAGDNGNTYVTSRFWFPETKRNLHLDSLQNFILNELSKVKAGSDEQRYLLLSLIDSTYTETSQKRLYDVLENKLSFPGLKLDQDLRWNMIIKLSSLEKNRNKIQTIIDREKKLDPSSRGVNSSLAAEAIEPNAKVKEKWIQVLLNPKSSSYSSSSLRVVSYSLFPEYQKDIQLQFLDKYFDALDMFQHTDDENYLDAFAKSLSPDFCTDETLLILKKFTNNHPKLPAPVKKTLIKQIDSEKKCIQMKYKHKELISN; encoded by the coding sequence ATGAAACATTTACTCAGCAGCATCACATTTGGAAGTTTGTTTTTCCTTCTAAACTGTAATTTCACAAGCCCTAAATATCACCTTACGTTACAAGAAGCGGAATATCGTTATGAAACCATTGAAAACATAAAATACAATTTAGACATTCAATTATCACCAAAGGAAAGTTTTACGGGTAAAGTAAACATACAGTTTGTTGGTAAAAAAATTAGAGATTTACGTTTAGATTATTTCCAAGGGGAAATCAAATCCATTATTTTTAACGATGAACCTTTAAATGATTTTGTATATAAAAATGGCCAAATCCAACTCCCTTCAGACCGTTTGATGATTGGAAACAATACACTTTCTATCACTTTTGAAACTCCTTATGCGAAAACGGGGAATGGTTTGCACAAATTTGTAGATCCGGACGACAAAGAAACTTACATTTATTCACAGTTTGAAGCCTTCCATGCAAACAAAATGTTTCCGTGTTTTGACCAACCAGATCTTAAAGCTAACTTCCAACTCCAAGTGACAGCACCGAAAAATTGGAAGGTAATCTCAACAACCCTTCCCACTTCTGTTAATAAAAATGATAATCCTGATGAGTTAACTCACAACTTTCCTGAGTCGAAAAAAATCTCAACCTATGTGTTTTCTTTACATGCGGGACCATATCAGGTTTGGGAAGACAAATTTGAATCCATTCCTCTGCGTCTTTTTGTTCGTAAAACACTTGCTAAGTATGTGGAACCAAAAGATTGGTTTACTTTTACTAAAGAAGGATTTGCCTTTTTTAATTCATACTTCGGAATTCCGTATCCATTCGAAAAATACGATCAAATCATCGTACCTGAATTTAATTTTGGGGCCATGGAAAATGTAGCGGCCGTAACATTTTCAGAACGATTTGTTTCGCGTGCATCTATGACACGCTCCCAAAGGGAAAATCTTTCTGATGTTGTTTTACATGAAATGGCTCACATGTGGTTTGGAAACCTTGTCACTATGAAATGGTGGAACGGACTTTGGTTAAATGAAAGTTTTGCAACATACATGGCAAGTTTAGCCCAAGCAAAAAATTCAGAATTCCAAGAAACATGGATTAGTTTTTTCGAAAAAATGAAACAATGGGCTTATGAAGAAGATGGATTTAGTACAAACCATCCAGTCGAAGCAAAGGTCAATGATACAGAAGAAGCTTTTACTCAGTTTGATGGAATTACTTACGGAAAAGGTGCGTCTGTCTTAAAACAATTGGTATTTTTTATTGGCGAAGAAAGTTTTCAAAAAGGTGTACAAAACTATCTTAGAAAGTACTCTTATTCCAATTCTACTCTTCATGACTTTTTAAAAGAACTCGAATTTGTAAGTGGGTTCTCGATGAAAAAATGGTCAAAAGATTGGCTGGAAACAAAAGGCACAAACCAAATTACTCTCACTACAGTATGTGCAAACAATCATTTGTATGGAAAAATTGTTCAATCCGCACCAGGACCTGAAAACAAACTCCGTGATCACAAAACCATTTTAGGACTTTATAATTTTGATAAAACTAACAAACAATTATTTTACGAACAGTTTTCCGTTGTTTATTCTGGGCGCTCTAGTGAAGCAATTCTCGAAGTTAAGTCTTGCCCAGATTACATTCTATTTAATGCGGAAGATCATGATTTTGTGATTTGGAACTGGTCCAATGTTAACAAAGAAAATTTAGAATATGTCTTAGAGTTTGACAGTGATCCTATGCGCAAACTGATATTATGGACAGATTATTTCAGACAAGTTTCACTTGCGAATATCACATTCGATGAATTTAAAGATAGTGCAATTTCTCTTTACCAAAAAGAATCAGATATCAAAATCAAACGTTGGATCTTATCAAAGTTAGCTGGCGATAACGGAAATACTTATGTGACAAGCCGTTTTTGGTTTCCTGAAACCAAAAGAAACCTGCATTTGGATTCTTTACAAAACTTTATCCTAAACGAATTGTCAAAAGTGAAAGCTGGAAGTGATGAACAAAGGTATTTGTTACTTTCTTTGATTGATTCAACTTATACAGAAACTAGTCAAAAAAGGTTGTATGATGTTTTAGAAAATAAACTCAGTTTTCCGGGATTGAAACTAGACCAAGACTTACGTTGGAATATGATCATCAAACTTAGTTCTCTTGAAAAAAATCGAAACAAAATTCAAACCATCATAGATCGTGAAAAAAAATTAGATCCATCTAGTCGTGGAGTTAATTCTAGTTTAGCAGCCGAAGCAATTGAACCAAATGCAAAAGTAAAAGAAAAATGGATCCAAGTATTATTGAATCCAAAATCTAGTTCATATTCTTCTTCATCACTTAGAGTGGTTTCCTACTCCTTATTCCCTGAATACCAAAAAGATATCCAACTCCAATTTTTGGACAAATACTTTGATGCTTTGGACATGTTCCAACATACAGATGATGAAAACTATTTGGATGCGTTTGCTAAAAGCCTTTCACCAGACTTTTGCACAGATGAAACATTGTTGATCTTAAAAAAATTCACTAACAATCATCCAAAATTGCCAGCTCCTGTGAAAAAAACCCTAATCAAACAAATTGATTCTGAGAAAAAGTGCATCCAAATGAAATACAAACATAAAGAACTCATCTCAAATTAA
- a CDS encoding TRL-like family protein: protein MVQKKITLGFVFLIFHLLLVSCASPGFGPRGFLFTKTKIGVFGTGETSKRRVTSCIHSILGLFSFGDASFEFLKSRSKIQTVTETNWTTFVVLGVYANLCVEISGNE from the coding sequence TTGGTTCAAAAAAAAATAACTCTAGGTTTCGTATTTTTGATCTTTCATCTATTGCTCGTTAGCTGTGCTTCGCCTGGATTTGGACCAAGAGGTTTTTTATTCACAAAAACTAAAATTGGTGTTTTTGGGACAGGGGAAACTTCCAAAAGAAGGGTCACTTCTTGTATCCATTCGATTCTTGGATTATTCTCTTTTGGTGATGCTTCATTTGAATTTTTAAAATCTAGATCAAAAATCCAAACGGTTACCGAAACCAATTGGACAACATTCGTTGTCCTTGGGGTATATGCCAACCTTTGTGTGGAAATATCAGGTAACGAATGA
- a CDS encoding TRL domain-containing protein → MKKTFQNIKVYFFISSFIGLTSSCVNLGQPQGLGPTGILYASYTLAVSERPLTKQALKRGKACLKRIGFFYVTGDGSILSATEEGGIQEVFRIEKEATNYLSLYSTLCTIVWGN, encoded by the coding sequence ATGAAAAAAACATTTCAAAATATCAAGGTTTATTTTTTTATTTCATCCTTCATCGGGCTAACGAGTTCATGTGTCAATTTAGGACAACCCCAAGGTCTTGGACCTACAGGAATTTTGTATGCTTCGTATACACTTGCTGTTTCGGAAAGACCTCTCACCAAACAAGCGTTAAAAAGAGGAAAAGCATGCCTAAAACGCATCGGTTTTTTTTATGTCACAGGTGATGGGAGTATTTTATCAGCTACAGAAGAAGGTGGAATCCAAGAAGTTTTTCGAATAGAAAAAGAGGCAACAAATTACCTCTCTCTCTATTCTACTTTATGTACGATTGTTTGGGGGAATTAA
- a CDS encoding glycerophosphodiester phosphodiesterase, with amino-acid sequence MALSFISLLVVNCASVETPNRLRKDIDLQGHRGARGLKPENTWPAFEEAIKYKMVTLELDTVLTKDKRVVIHHDSDTNPVICQNADGTQIQKKSLYELTLNELQALDCGTKQNPNFPKQIPVPGTKLLSLEEFFELVLKHEKKSKEVYEFNIETKFPDDGSAPDTLVKEHTEKLIQIIEKYKVVERSTIQSFDLRTLSISKQKNPKLKTSALFVPTYFQGFLMTIGFGNGYRDSILGLAKEKQADIISPYFLYVTPKFVKSSHDKGMMVIPWTVNSEKEMNRLVSCGVDGIISDYPDMLDKVVRKKN; translated from the coding sequence ATGGCTTTAAGTTTTATAAGTTTGTTGGTTGTGAATTGTGCCTCAGTCGAAACTCCAAATCGTTTACGTAAAGACATCGACTTACAAGGACATCGTGGTGCACGTGGGTTAAAACCAGAAAATACTTGGCCAGCATTTGAAGAAGCGATCAAATATAAAATGGTCACTCTTGAATTGGATACGGTTTTAACTAAAGACAAACGTGTTGTTATCCACCATGATTCTGATACAAATCCAGTCATTTGCCAAAATGCAGATGGTACTCAGATCCAAAAAAAATCTTTATATGAACTTACATTGAACGAATTACAAGCGTTAGACTGCGGTACAAAACAAAATCCTAATTTTCCAAAACAAATCCCTGTTCCTGGAACCAAACTTTTATCGTTAGAAGAATTTTTTGAATTGGTTTTGAAACATGAAAAAAAATCCAAAGAAGTATATGAGTTTAATATAGAAACAAAATTTCCAGATGATGGATCTGCCCCTGATACTTTAGTAAAAGAACATACGGAAAAACTGATTCAGATTATTGAAAAATACAAGGTAGTGGAACGATCCACCATACAATCCTTTGATCTAAGAACACTTTCTATTTCAAAACAAAAGAATCCGAAACTAAAAACGAGTGCACTTTTTGTACCAACATATTTCCAAGGTTTTTTAATGACCATTGGATTTGGAAATGGATATAGAGATTCAATACTTGGATTAGCAAAAGAAAAACAAGCTGATATTATCTCACCTTATTTTCTGTATGTAACACCCAAGTTTGTGAAATCATCACATGACAAAGGTATGATGGTGATTCCATGGACAGTCAATTCGGAAAAAGAAATGAATCGTTTGGTTTCTTGTGGTGTGGATGGTATAATTTCGGATTATCCAGATATGTTAGATAAAGTAGTTCGGAAAAAAAATTAA
- a CDS encoding helix-turn-helix domain-containing protein: protein MEKVNHFRNYRERRNLTRIQLSEKLNIPRSAIELLESEEWIRSKFDYVVLVAKELGLSLIDLIRNEFDYDLEREFFNEEEFEEIVARYANARVTLILSELKLFCRNAKVRLDDFDITELSFSMGSLHKLITLNQKLERGEISTKDALVEFPPKWGKFSNRA, encoded by the coding sequence ATGGAAAAAGTAAATCATTTCAGAAATTATAGAGAGAGAAGAAATCTCACACGCATTCAATTATCAGAAAAATTGAATATTCCACGGTCCGCAATTGAGTTATTGGAATCCGAAGAATGGATTCGTTCCAAATTTGATTATGTCGTTTTGGTTGCAAAAGAACTTGGACTCTCACTCATAGATCTCATCCGAAACGAATTTGATTATGATTTGGAAAGAGAGTTTTTTAACGAAGAGGAATTCGAGGAAATTGTCGCCCGATATGCCAATGCAAGAGTCACTTTGATACTTTCGGAACTTAAACTTTTCTGCCGGAATGCCAAAGTACGATTAGATGATTTTGATATTACGGAACTTTCCTTTTCCATGGGAAGTTTACACAAACTCATTACTCTCAATCAAAAATTGGAACGTGGCGAAATTAGCACTAAGGATGCACTTGTTGAATTTCCGCCAAAATGGGGAAAGTTCAGCAACCGGGCTTAA
- the fliG gene encoding flagellar motor switch protein FliG, translating to MINKKPSLTGRQKAAIFLVAVGNEVASEIFKHLREDEIEQITFEIARLDKITPEDKEKVLVEFNELMMAQEFITNGGIDFARGLLEKALGNQKAIDIINRLTSSLQVRPFDFIRRTDPAHLLNFIQGEHPQTIALILSYLDPQKASNILSNLPHQIQAEVAKRIATMDRVSPDVLREVERVLERKLSTLASEDYTSAGGIDSVVEILNLVDRGTEKTIIEALEEEDPELAEEIKKRMFVFEDIVLLDDRAIQKVMREVDNTDLAKALKSVDSEVQDKIFKNMSKRAANLLREDMDFMGPVRLKDVEDAQQKIVNIIRKLEEAGEIVVARAGEDELVV from the coding sequence ATGATCAATAAGAAGCCATCTCTCACAGGTAGACAAAAGGCCGCCATCTTTTTGGTTGCGGTTGGAAACGAAGTGGCCTCCGAAATCTTCAAACACTTACGGGAAGACGAGATTGAACAAATCACGTTTGAAATCGCCCGTTTAGATAAAATCACTCCTGAAGACAAAGAGAAGGTGCTCGTTGAGTTCAATGAACTCATGATGGCACAAGAGTTTATCACCAATGGTGGTATTGACTTTGCACGAGGACTACTCGAAAAAGCACTTGGTAACCAGAAAGCGATCGATATCATCAATCGGCTCACTTCCTCATTACAAGTAAGGCCGTTTGACTTTATTCGTAGAACCGACCCGGCCCACCTTCTCAACTTTATCCAGGGGGAACACCCTCAGACGATCGCACTCATTCTTTCTTATTTGGATCCGCAAAAAGCATCCAATATCTTATCAAACCTTCCGCACCAAATCCAAGCAGAAGTTGCCAAACGGATCGCAACGATGGACCGTGTATCTCCGGACGTACTTCGTGAGGTAGAACGGGTGTTAGAACGTAAACTATCGACTCTTGCTTCTGAGGATTATACCTCTGCTGGGGGTATTGATTCCGTGGTGGAGATTTTGAACTTGGTCGACCGGGGAACTGAAAAAACCATCATCGAAGCCTTGGAAGAGGAAGACCCGGAACTTGCAGAAGAGATCAAAAAACGGATGTTCGTATTCGAAGATATCGTCCTACTCGACGACCGTGCGATCCAAAAAGTAATGCGAGAAGTGGATAACACGGATTTAGCAAAAGCGCTTAAGTCGGTGGATTCGGAAGTACAAGATAAAATCTTTAAAAACATGTCCAAACGTGCCGCAAACTTACTCCGAGAAGATATGGATTTTATGGGTCCTGTTCGTTTGAAAGACGTTGAAGACGCTCAGCAAAAAATTGTAAACATCATCCGTAAACTGGAAGAAGCCGGCGAGATCGTTGTGGCTCGTGCGGGAGAAGACGAACTTGTGGTTTAA
- a CDS encoding TetR/AcrR family transcriptional regulator, giving the protein MGKKGIDTKQRIIEVMAGLLEESGYEATGLSELGKETETPKGSLYFHFPGGKEELTSLAILQSGNQLNEFFNLILSKSENPIHAIKQVFSALEDRIVSSQFKKGCPIATTAMETAGKSVIVAEACKTVYNKWLKTFESYLIENKYTPRIAKNISLSLLSLWEGALLLTKLQKSPEPLRIAQKTAETLLKI; this is encoded by the coding sequence GTGGGTAAAAAAGGTATCGATACCAAACAAAGGATCATTGAAGTGATGGCCGGATTATTAGAAGAATCCGGTTATGAAGCAACTGGTCTCAGTGAACTTGGGAAGGAAACGGAGACACCAAAAGGATCTCTCTACTTTCATTTTCCAGGTGGTAAGGAGGAACTCACAAGTCTTGCCATATTACAATCGGGAAACCAATTAAATGAATTTTTTAATTTGATACTTTCTAAGAGTGAAAATCCAATTCACGCCATTAAACAAGTGTTCTCTGCTCTGGAAGACAGAATTGTTTCAAGCCAATTCAAAAAAGGTTGTCCAATTGCCACAACAGCTATGGAGACAGCAGGTAAATCGGTTATTGTCGCTGAAGCATGTAAAACAGTTTATAACAAATGGTTAAAAACTTTCGAAAGTTATTTAATAGAGAACAAATATACACCACGTATTGCAAAAAATATTTCCTTATCATTACTATCCTTATGGGAAGGTGCCTTGTTATTGACAAAACTCCAAAAATCTCCCGAACCATTACGTATTGCTCAAAAAACAGCAGAAACCTTACTCAAAATATAA